A region from the Rhodohalobacter sp. SW132 genome encodes:
- a CDS encoding AbgT family transporter: MPESEGRGTLFDKFLNVIETAGNKLPDPAMLFFWLMIIVWVTSAILAQFAFTEIDPRTGEELVVQNQLTGDSLADFLANMIQTFVLFAPLGIVLVAMLGVGVAEHSGWIDAGLKKLLNFTPASFLTPMLIFIAIISHTAADAGYVLVIPLGGVIFYAAGRHPLAGIAAAFAGVSGGFSANFIPSAIDPLLSSITLEAARIVDPAMTINPINNWYFTSASCILIVLVGWYITDKIVEPRLEGIEVDGDEDEMPQMETVTPQESKAFWWGFTAMILGIVGLIIWAWPESSGLRDPDWQNPEVSSLFSPNAALMQAIVPLIFVLLLIPGVVYGYVSGKYDSSKDMINNMTKSMESMGYYIVMAFFCALFIDAFNQSNVGLLIAVKGANFLEALALPGQVTIVGIIFLSAFVNLLVGSASAKWLLIAPIFVPMLMQLGISPDLTQAAYRVGDSVSNIITPLLPYFPLVVVFCQRYVKNTGIGTLISMMIPYSIIFAITWTIFLLVYWWIGIPLSFEAPYVYPAP, from the coding sequence ATCCCCGAATCGGAAGGTCGCGGAACCCTGTTTGACAAATTTTTAAATGTAATCGAAACGGCAGGAAATAAACTCCCCGATCCGGCTATGCTTTTCTTTTGGCTGATGATCATTGTATGGGTCACGTCCGCCATACTCGCCCAGTTTGCCTTTACTGAGATCGATCCGAGAACAGGGGAAGAACTTGTGGTCCAAAATCAGCTCACCGGTGACAGCCTGGCTGATTTCCTGGCAAATATGATTCAGACCTTCGTACTCTTTGCACCGCTCGGGATTGTTCTGGTGGCGATGCTCGGTGTTGGAGTTGCCGAACACTCCGGCTGGATTGATGCCGGCCTGAAAAAACTACTCAATTTTACGCCGGCTTCTTTTTTAACCCCCATGCTGATCTTCATTGCCATCATTAGTCACACAGCCGCTGATGCCGGATACGTGCTGGTGATTCCGCTGGGAGGTGTGATTTTTTACGCAGCCGGGAGGCATCCCCTTGCCGGTATTGCTGCAGCCTTTGCAGGGGTGAGCGGGGGGTTTTCAGCCAACTTTATCCCGTCGGCTATTGATCCGCTGCTTTCCAGTATTACACTTGAAGCCGCTCGAATTGTTGACCCGGCAATGACCATCAACCCAATCAATAACTGGTACTTCACTTCAGCGTCCTGTATCCTGATTGTATTGGTTGGCTGGTACATCACCGATAAAATTGTGGAGCCCCGTCTTGAAGGAATTGAAGTGGATGGAGATGAGGATGAAATGCCTCAAATGGAAACCGTAACTCCGCAGGAAAGTAAAGCTTTTTGGTGGGGATTTACCGCAATGATTCTCGGTATTGTAGGTTTGATCATCTGGGCCTGGCCAGAAAGTTCAGGGCTTCGTGATCCTGACTGGCAAAATCCTGAAGTGAGCTCACTTTTCTCTCCGAATGCAGCCCTCATGCAGGCGATTGTACCGCTGATTTTTGTTTTGCTGCTGATTCCGGGAGTGGTGTACGGATATGTATCGGGCAAATACGATAGCTCGAAAGATATGATCAATAACATGACGAAGTCGATGGAGAGTATGGGCTATTACATTGTGATGGCGTTCTTCTGTGCACTCTTTATTGATGCGTTCAACCAGTCGAACGTAGGGTTGCTGATTGCCGTAAAAGGCGCAAATTTTCTGGAAGCACTTGCGCTGCCGGGACAGGTTACAATCGTGGGAATCATCTTCCTAAGCGCATTCGTGAACCTGTTGGTTGGCTCAGCTTCAGCAAAATGGCTGTTAATCGCACCCATTTTCGTACCGATGCTGATGCAGCTCGGGATCAGTCCCGATCTCACTCAGGCGGCATATCGTGTGGGTGATTCCGTATCAAACATCATCACACCGCTACTTCCGTACTTCCCGCTGGTAGTGGTATTTTGTCAGCGTTACGTGAAAAACACCGGGATCGGAACTCTGATCTCAATGATGATTCCCTATTCCATCATTTTTGCCATCACATGGACCATCTTTCTGCTCGTTTACTGGTGGATCGGAATCCCGCTCAGTTTTGAAGCACCGTATGTTTATCCGGCACCGTAG
- a CDS encoding arsenosugar biosynthesis-associated peroxidase-like protein has product MDKTYYNPEDLKKFGDVGEFQKDLADKFFDYYGAVFSDSALSAKEKSLIALAVAHAVQCPYCIDAYTEESLEKGFSEEQMMEAVHVATAIRGGASLVHGVQMMNKVDKLSM; this is encoded by the coding sequence ATGGATAAAACCTACTACAACCCTGAAGACCTCAAAAAATTTGGCGATGTCGGCGAGTTTCAGAAAGATCTTGCTGATAAATTTTTCGACTATTACGGAGCTGTTTTTTCTGACAGCGCTCTCTCTGCCAAGGAAAAATCGCTGATTGCGCTTGCTGTAGCCCACGCCGTTCAGTGCCCGTACTGCATTGACGCCTACACCGAGGAGAGCCTCGAAAAAGGATTTTCTGAAGAGCAGATGATGGAAGCAGTACACGTTGCAACCGCCATCCGCGGCGGAGCATCGCTGGTTCACGGTGTTCAGATGATGAATAAAGTGGATAAGCTGAGTATGTAG
- the arsS gene encoding arsenosugar biosynthesis radical SAM (seleno)protein ArsS (Some members of this family are selenoproteins.) — translation MKSLIAQQHALSHPDRQIEVINSHTEKVKEFEKFEEKLKEIDLFPLKPTGIEIFQINLGYMCNMTCKHCHVDAGPDRKEIMTRETLRLCLDALKESDIETVDLTGGAPEMNPHFRWFVDEVSKLGKHIIVRSNLTILDTRKFEDLPQFMADRSVEITCSLPFYSKRRTDNQRGEGTYDKSMKVLKLLNDLGYGRDENLSLNLVYNPVGAFLPPDQASLEKDYKKRLGDEYGIVFNDLYTITNLPISRYLNFLVESGNLEEYMEKLITSFNPGAALGVMCRNTISIGWDGSLYDCDFNQMLELKTNHGAPDHIKNWDEENLNNREIIVNQHCYGCTAGMGSSCGGATA, via the coding sequence ATGAAGTCACTCATCGCACAGCAGCACGCATTGTCTCATCCGGATCGCCAGATTGAGGTCATCAACAGCCACACAGAAAAAGTGAAGGAGTTTGAAAAGTTTGAAGAGAAGCTGAAGGAGATTGATCTCTTCCCTCTCAAACCTACCGGGATTGAAATTTTCCAGATCAATCTTGGGTACATGTGTAATATGACCTGTAAACACTGCCACGTGGATGCCGGTCCGGACCGTAAAGAGATTATGACCCGCGAAACGCTCCGGCTTTGTCTCGATGCATTGAAAGAATCAGATATCGAAACCGTAGATCTGACCGGCGGCGCTCCTGAGATGAATCCGCATTTCCGCTGGTTTGTGGATGAGGTTTCGAAACTTGGCAAACACATCATCGTACGTTCAAACCTGACGATCCTCGATACCCGAAAGTTTGAAGACCTGCCGCAGTTTATGGCCGACAGAAGCGTGGAGATCACCTGCTCGCTTCCTTTCTACAGCAAACGCCGAACGGATAACCAGCGGGGTGAGGGCACCTATGACAAGTCGATGAAGGTACTGAAGCTGCTGAATGATCTTGGATATGGGCGTGATGAGAATCTTTCTCTGAATCTTGTTTATAATCCCGTTGGCGCCTTTCTTCCGCCTGACCAGGCTTCTCTTGAAAAAGATTACAAAAAGAGACTCGGGGATGAATACGGTATTGTATTTAATGATCTTTATACGATTACAAACCTGCCGATCAGCCGCTATCTCAATTTTCTCGTTGAAAGCGGTAATCTCGAAGAGTACATGGAAAAACTGATCACCTCTTTCAATCCGGGCGCAGCACTGGGCGTAATGTGCCGCAATACCATTTCAATCGGGTGGGACGGATCGCTTTATGACTGCGATTTTAACCAGATGCTGGAGCTGAAAACCAACCACGGCGCGCCCGATCATATTAAAAACTGGGATGAGGAGAACCTTAACAACCGCGAAATTATCGTAAACCAGCATTGTTACGGCTGCACGGCAGGGATGGGCAGCAGCTGCGGCGGGGCAACGGCGTAA
- the thrC gene encoding threonine synthase, whose translation MRFFSTGGQSPEISFLKAAEQGLAPDGGLYMPTEFPSLPLPFDSPNSEFSLQQLAKICSYPFLDEDLSSDDTDRLIDDAINFEAPLVQLSETLFILELFHGPTLAFKDFGARFMARLFSAHRTRSNGDLVILVATSGDTGGAVAGGFYDLPGVQVCLLYPEGKVSDLQRKQMTTLGKNVTALEISGTFDDCQKLVKQAFSDQKLNNALNLSSANSINIARLLPQSFYYLHAFFQLKKLTNQTPVFSVPSGNFGNLTAGLFAEKMGMPVKKFIAATNRNDVVPQYLSGTDFKPRPSIQTISNAMDVGNPSNFSRIRSLFDGDDERIRKHIFGTAYSDEQTRKKIGDLYQEFGYIADPHTAVGVLALDQYREQSGDDSPAIVLSTAHPSKFADVVEEVIGREVEIPERLKKAKEKEEKSIPMDAGYDSLKEFLTEQYG comes from the coding sequence ATGAGATTTTTCAGCACGGGGGGGCAGTCACCTGAAATCTCTTTTCTGAAAGCAGCCGAACAGGGACTGGCTCCGGATGGCGGGCTCTACATGCCTACAGAATTTCCATCTCTTCCATTACCGTTCGATTCACCGAATTCAGAATTTTCACTGCAGCAGCTTGCCAAAATCTGCAGCTACCCGTTTTTAGATGAAGACCTTTCGTCTGATGATACAGATCGGCTGATTGATGACGCGATCAATTTTGAAGCACCGCTGGTTCAGCTCAGCGAAACTCTATTTATTCTTGAACTTTTTCACGGACCTACGCTGGCCTTCAAAGATTTTGGAGCCCGCTTTATGGCGCGGCTCTTTTCAGCTCATCGAACCCGCAGCAATGGCGACCTCGTGATTCTGGTAGCTACATCCGGGGATACCGGCGGGGCGGTTGCCGGCGGATTTTATGATCTGCCGGGAGTTCAGGTCTGTCTGCTTTATCCTGAAGGAAAAGTGAGTGATCTCCAGCGGAAGCAGATGACAACATTGGGTAAAAATGTGACTGCACTCGAAATTAGCGGCACTTTTGATGACTGCCAGAAACTGGTGAAGCAGGCGTTTTCAGATCAAAAACTGAATAACGCACTGAATCTCAGTTCAGCTAATTCAATCAATATTGCCCGACTTTTGCCGCAGAGTTTTTACTATCTGCACGCTTTTTTTCAGCTGAAAAAGCTGACAAACCAAACTCCGGTTTTTTCCGTGCCAAGCGGTAATTTTGGAAATCTCACAGCCGGACTGTTTGCTGAAAAAATGGGCATGCCCGTCAAAAAGTTTATCGCTGCTACCAACAGGAATGATGTTGTACCGCAGTATTTGTCCGGAACCGATTTTAAACCCAGGCCGTCTATTCAAACTATTTCCAACGCGATGGATGTTGGGAATCCGAGTAATTTCAGCAGGATCCGGTCTCTTTTTGATGGAGATGACGAACGGATCAGAAAACACATTTTTGGAACTGCGTACTCGGATGAACAGACCCGTAAAAAGATCGGGGACCTGTATCAGGAATTTGGATATATCGCTGATCCCCATACAGCGGTCGGAGTGCTTGCGCTGGATCAGTACCGGGAACAGTCCGGTGATGACTCACCTGCCATTGTGCTTTCCACGGCACATCCGTCAAAATTTGCGGATGTGGTTGAAGAGGTAATCGGGCGCGAAGTGGAAATTCCGGAACGCCTGAAAAAAGCGAAAGAAAAAGAAGAGAAATCGATTCCGATGGATGCCGGTTACGATTCACTGAAAGAGTTTCTCACCGAACAGTACGGATAA
- a CDS encoding homoserine kinase, which yields MSIKKSDTVKAFAPASVANVSCGFDVLALAINEPGDIVEVSKSDKPGVSIDEITGDDGLLPREPIKNTAGRAALALIANLDEEPDFGISIRIHKMMPLGSGMGSSAASSVAAVVALNRLLGDPFSKMDLLNFALEGELAASGSPHADNVSASLLGGFTLIRSQNPLDVVQLHVPDGLVIAVFHPHLSISTKNTRLILRKSVQMSQAVKQWGNVGGLIAGLYTEDFDLISRSMEDHIVEPARSILIPGFDEMKEYALKAGALGFSISGAGPSVFALCRSEEIARTIQNDIVKILDTYNLQVDTYVSPVNRKGSYVIEEGEDPV from the coding sequence ATGAGCATTAAAAAATCAGACACAGTCAAAGCGTTTGCTCCCGCCTCAGTGGCAAATGTGTCGTGCGGTTTTGATGTACTTGCCCTCGCCATCAACGAACCGGGGGACATTGTTGAAGTCTCAAAAAGTGATAAACCCGGCGTTTCGATTGATGAGATTACGGGCGACGACGGCCTTCTGCCCCGTGAACCGATCAAAAACACGGCCGGACGAGCAGCACTGGCACTGATTGCAAATCTGGATGAGGAACCGGATTTTGGTATTTCGATACGAATTCACAAAATGATGCCCCTGGGCAGCGGAATGGGATCCAGCGCTGCGAGTTCCGTAGCAGCTGTGGTAGCGCTGAACCGCCTGCTGGGTGACCCCTTCAGCAAAATGGATCTGCTTAATTTTGCCCTCGAGGGTGAACTGGCGGCGAGCGGGAGCCCTCATGCCGATAATGTTTCAGCTTCGTTACTGGGTGGGTTTACACTGATCCGAAGTCAGAATCCGCTCGATGTGGTTCAGCTTCACGTCCCCGATGGCCTTGTTATCGCTGTTTTTCATCCGCATCTATCCATCAGCACGAAGAATACACGGCTGATACTTCGAAAATCGGTGCAGATGTCACAGGCTGTAAAACAGTGGGGCAATGTAGGCGGTTTGATTGCGGGCTTATACACCGAAGATTTCGATTTGATTTCGCGTTCAATGGAAGATCATATCGTGGAACCCGCCCGTTCTATTTTGATACCCGGCTTTGATGAGATGAAAGAATATGCACTGAAGGCAGGAGCGCTCGGATTCAGTATTTCAGGAGCCGGCCCATCGGTGTTTGCACTCTGCCGTTCCGAAGAAATCGCCCGCACGATCCAAAACGATATCGTAAAAATTCTCGATACCTACAATCTGCAAGTCGACACTTATGTATCGCCGGTAAACCGGAAAGGTAGTTATGTCATTGAAGAAGGTGAGGATCCGGTATGA
- the thrA gene encoding bifunctional aspartate kinase/homoserine dehydrogenase I: protein MQVLKFGGSSMGTAESISSVISIVKKRAESGSVAVVVSAMKGVTDQLVETCDRMERASFSYEETIKNLEERHYSVARQMLPAQAQSELITELKLILNELEDVLQGVSLVQEITPKTRDFIMGFGERLSAKLLTYLVKNEGIESSYTDARSFIVTDSRFGNARVDEETTYKKIKNYFNGSGKTKVYVVTGFIAANRAKLPTTLGRGGSDYTASLLGAALKSELIEIWTDVNGLMTADPVKVKRAFPIYEISYEEAMELSHFGAKVIYPPTLIPALKAQIPIVIKNTFDPSQPGTSIRKEIQPTHNLIKGLSSIGNITMLTVKGSGMIGVSGIAARIFTSLADADVNIIMITQASSEHTVSIAVPPNQSETAKNAIQSEFEQEMLGHEIDEVDVEKDLSVIAVVGDNMKNIPGIAGRVFRALGRNGINIRAIAQGSSERNISFVVNNKDEKKAINTLHDAFFLAGVKTVNLYVAGIGLIGGTLLEMIRGQLQVFYDDYNIDFCLRGVANSRQMLIREEGVPLSDWNEQLDNHGKPTSLPEFISQIKQHNLPNSIFVDCTASDEVSEIYPELLSSSISVVTPNKKANSGSLKYYQELHDLASKHNVAFKYETNAGAGLPIISTIDELVSTGDQVDKIEGVLSGTLSYIFNSFTGDQKFSEIVRQAREKGYTEPDPREDLNGRDVARKLLILAREAGFKIEPEDIDVQNLVPEPARNGMDVDQFFEKLSEYDHEFEKMRLEAEEHGKKLCYIARFENGRGVVKLEKISADHPFYGLDGSDNIMALYTRYYKESPMVIKGPGAGANVTSGGIVADILRVVSTKAASNAG from the coding sequence ATGCAAGTGCTGAAGTTTGGCGGCTCTTCAATGGGTACAGCCGAGTCGATATCAAGCGTTATTTCAATCGTAAAAAAGAGGGCGGAAAGCGGCTCTGTTGCCGTTGTTGTTTCGGCGATGAAGGGTGTAACTGATCAGCTTGTAGAAACGTGCGACCGGATGGAGCGAGCTTCATTCAGCTATGAAGAGACGATAAAAAATCTTGAAGAACGGCATTACAGTGTGGCCCGGCAAATGCTTCCGGCACAGGCACAAAGTGAACTGATTACCGAGCTGAAACTCATCTTAAACGAGCTTGAGGATGTTCTTCAAGGCGTTTCACTGGTTCAGGAGATTACCCCGAAAACCAGGGATTTTATCATGGGATTCGGCGAAAGACTCTCGGCAAAACTACTTACCTACCTGGTAAAAAATGAGGGGATCGAATCTTCTTATACCGATGCCCGATCGTTTATTGTGACCGACTCACGCTTCGGTAATGCAAGAGTGGATGAAGAAACCACGTATAAAAAAATTAAGAACTATTTTAACGGTTCCGGTAAAACGAAAGTTTATGTGGTCACGGGTTTTATCGCCGCAAACCGCGCAAAACTTCCCACAACCCTCGGGCGCGGCGGATCCGATTACACCGCTTCCCTGCTGGGCGCTGCTCTCAAAAGTGAACTGATTGAGATCTGGACAGATGTAAACGGTTTAATGACCGCAGATCCCGTAAAGGTTAAACGTGCGTTCCCGATCTATGAGATTTCTTATGAAGAGGCGATGGAACTATCGCATTTCGGAGCAAAAGTGATCTATCCGCCAACGCTCATCCCGGCGCTAAAGGCACAGATTCCTATTGTTATCAAAAATACATTCGATCCTTCACAGCCCGGAACGTCCATTCGGAAAGAAATTCAGCCCACACATAATCTCATTAAAGGGCTCTCATCCATCGGGAACATTACCATGCTGACCGTAAAAGGAAGTGGCATGATTGGCGTTAGTGGCATTGCCGCCCGTATCTTCACCTCTCTTGCGGATGCTGATGTGAATATCATCATGATTACGCAGGCTTCATCGGAACATACGGTTTCGATCGCGGTGCCGCCAAATCAGTCAGAGACTGCAAAAAACGCGATCCAGTCAGAATTTGAGCAGGAGATGCTTGGACACGAAATTGATGAAGTGGATGTGGAGAAAGATCTGTCCGTCATTGCTGTTGTCGGGGATAACATGAAGAATATCCCCGGAATTGCAGGCCGTGTATTTCGTGCACTGGGACGAAATGGTATCAATATTCGCGCGATCGCACAGGGCTCATCGGAGCGGAATATCTCGTTTGTAGTGAATAATAAAGATGAGAAAAAAGCGATCAATACACTGCACGATGCCTTTTTCCTGGCTGGTGTGAAAACGGTAAATCTCTACGTGGCCGGCATCGGACTGATCGGCGGAACCCTGCTGGAAATGATCCGCGGACAGCTCCAGGTTTTTTATGATGATTACAATATTGATTTTTGTTTAAGAGGAGTTGCCAACTCCCGGCAGATGCTGATCCGCGAAGAGGGCGTTCCGTTATCTGACTGGAATGAACAGCTTGACAATCACGGAAAACCGACCTCTTTGCCGGAGTTTATCAGTCAGATTAAACAGCACAACCTGCCCAACTCTATATTTGTAGACTGTACAGCCAGTGATGAAGTATCGGAAATCTACCCGGAACTGCTCTCATCAAGTATTTCGGTGGTTACGCCAAATAAAAAGGCGAATTCGGGATCGCTCAAATACTACCAGGAACTGCACGATCTTGCCAGTAAACACAACGTTGCGTTTAAGTATGAGACCAACGCGGGTGCCGGTTTGCCGATCATATCCACCATTGATGAACTGGTATCCACCGGAGATCAGGTGGATAAAATTGAAGGCGTACTTTCCGGAACACTCAGTTACATTTTTAACTCCTTTACGGGAGATCAAAAGTTCAGCGAGATTGTACGGCAGGCTCGCGAGAAAGGGTACACCGAACCCGATCCGCGGGAAGATCTGAATGGCCGTGATGTCGCCCGAAAACTTCTGATTCTGGCGAGGGAAGCCGGTTTTAAAATTGAACCGGAAGATATTGACGTTCAAAACCTGGTGCCGGAACCGGCGCGAAATGGCATGGATGTGGATCAGTTTTTCGAAAAACTTTCTGAGTATGATCATGAATTCGAAAAAATGAGGCTGGAAGCAGAGGAGCATGGAAAAAAACTCTGTTATATCGCGCGATTTGAAAACGGCAGAGGCGTAGTGAAGCTGGAAAAAATATCAGCAGATCACCCATTTTATGGTCTCGACGGAAGCGATAATATTATGGCACTCTACACAAGATATTACAAAGAAAGCCCGATGGTTATCAAAGGTCCGGGTGCCGGCGCAAATGTGACATCAGGCGGTATCGTAGCTGACATTTTAAGGGTTGTAAGTACAAAAGCGGCAAGCAACGCGGGGTAA
- the proC gene encoding pyrroline-5-carboxylate reductase has protein sequence MSTSIAILGAGNIGTAIATGLVSSGTYTAPSITLTRRRIKLLEPFSEKGFNVTTSNKEAIDQSDIIIVAVEPSQIDELLKQISGFLDSGRHTLISVVSGVNIGHMKSIVSPDLPVVRAMPNTAIAIGESMTCICTDNGNAEVLEMATQIFNAVGKTVTIMEEQMTAATALCACGIAFFLRSIRAASQGGTEIGFHAHEALEMAAQTAKGAASLLADKANHPEYEIDRVTTPRGCTISGLNEMEHSGFSSAMIKGILLSAKKAEGLHKADDES, from the coding sequence ATGAGTACATCCATCGCCATTCTTGGTGCCGGGAATATCGGCACTGCCATCGCTACCGGGCTTGTTTCATCCGGCACCTACACTGCTCCTTCAATCACGCTTACGCGCCGAAGGATCAAGCTTCTTGAACCATTTTCAGAAAAGGGGTTCAATGTAACAACCAGTAATAAAGAGGCCATTGACCAATCGGATATCATTATTGTTGCCGTTGAACCGAGCCAGATCGACGAGCTTCTGAAACAGATTTCCGGGTTTCTGGATAGCGGCCGTCACACTTTGATTTCAGTCGTATCGGGAGTGAATATCGGTCACATGAAATCGATTGTATCGCCGGATCTGCCCGTTGTTCGCGCGATGCCGAATACCGCCATTGCAATTGGAGAATCGATGACCTGCATCTGCACAGATAACGGAAATGCCGAAGTTTTAGAGATGGCTACACAAATTTTCAACGCGGTTGGGAAAACGGTTACCATCATGGAGGAGCAGATGACTGCAGCCACCGCTCTTTGCGCATGTGGTATTGCTTTCTTTCTGCGCTCCATCCGGGCGGCTTCTCAGGGCGGAACGGAGATCGGGTTTCATGCGCATGAAGCGCTTGAGATGGCGGCACAGACGGCCAAAGGCGCCGCTTCACTTTTGGCTGATAAAGCCAATCATCCCGAATATGAAATTGACAGGGTCACCACTCCGCGCGGATGCACCATTTCAGGATTGAATGAAATGGAACACAGCGGCTTTAGTTCAGCCATGATCAAAGGGATTTTACTCTCCGCTAAAAAAGCGGAAGGACTGCATAAAGCAGATGATGAATCCTGA